The following are encoded in a window of Athene noctua chromosome 29, bAthNoc1.hap1.1, whole genome shotgun sequence genomic DNA:
- the LOC141971778 gene encoding ras-related protein Rab-11A-like, which yields MRGKDDEYDYLFKVVLIGDSGVGKSNLLSRFTRNEFNLESKSTIGVEFATRSIQVDNKTVKAQIWDTAGQERYRAITSAYYRGAVGALLVYDIAKYLTYENAERWLKELQDHADANIVIMLVGNKSDLRHLRAVPTDEARSFAEKNGLSFLETSALDSTNVETAFHNILSEIYRIVSQRQITGQPESEFGPTTTIEPIRVLPTQQEGRQAPCCQNI from the exons ATGCGGGGCAAGGACGATGAGTATGACTATCTCTTCAAAG TTGTTCTCATCGGGGACTCCGGAGTGGGGAAGAGCAACCTGCTCTCACGTTTCACCCGTAATGAGTTCAACCTGGAGAGCAAGAGCACCATCGGGGTGGAGTTTGCCACAAGGAGCATCCAGGTGGACAACAAGACGGTGAAGGCTCAGATCTGGGACACGGCCGGGCAGGAGCGGTACCGGGCCATCACCTCAGC GTACTACCGGGGGGCGGTGGGAGCTCTGCTCGTCTACGACATCGCCAAGTACCTGACGTATGAAAACGCTGAGCGCTGGctgaaggagctgcaggaccACGCTGATGCCAACATCGTCATCATGCTGGTGGGCAACAAGAGCGACCTGCGGCACCTGCGGGCTGTGCCCACCGACGAGGCCAGGAGCTTTGCAG AGAAGAACGGGTTGTCCTTCCTCGAGACGTCTGCTCTGGACTCCACCAACGTGGAGACGGCGTTCCACAACATCCTCTCGG AGATCTACCGCATCGTGTCGCAGAGGCAGATCACGGGGCAGCCCGAGTCAGAGTTCGGCCCCACCACGACCATCGAGCCCATCCGGGTGCTGCCCACgcagcaggagggcaggcaggcgcCCTGCTGCCAGAATATCTGA
- the RAB25 gene encoding ras-related protein Rab-25, which produces MGSADEDYNFVFKVVLIGESGVGKTNLLSRFTRNEFNHDSRTTIGVEFSTRTILVGDAVVKAQIWDTAGLERYRAITSAYYRGAVGALVVFDITKHQTYDVVDRWLKELYDHAEASIVVMLVGNKTDLAQAREVPMEEAKMFADNNGLLFVETSALDSTNVEQAFETILKEIFHKVQKQKQRSSQGNTVTLASESPESTALAQTEKRPCCVAL; this is translated from the exons TCGTCCTGATCGGGGAATCCGGGGTGGGCAAAACCAACCTGCTGTCCCGCTTCACCCGCAATGAGTTCAACCACGACAGTCGCACCACCATCGGCGTGGAGTTCTCCACCCGCACCATCCTGGTGGGAGACGCCGTGGTGAAGGCTCAGATCTGGGACACGGCCGGGCTGGAGCGGTACCGCGCCATCACCTCTGC GTATTAccggggggctgtgggtgccctggtTGTCTTCGACATCACCAAGCACCAGACGTACGATGTGGTGGACCGCTGGCTGAAGGAGCTGTACGACCATGCTGAGGCCAGCATCGTCGTCATGCTGGTGGGGAACAAAACCGACCTTGCACAGGCTCGAGAGGTGCCCATGGAGGAGGCGAAAATGTTTGCAG ACAACAACGGGCTGTTGTTTGTCGAGACCTCGGCGCTGGACTCCACCAACGTCGAGCAGGCGTTCGAGACCATCCTGAAGG AAATCTTCCACAAAGTgcagaagcagaagcagaggagCAGCCAAGGCAACACGGTGACGCTGGCCAGCGAGAGCCCCGAGAGCACGGCCCTGGCGCAGACGGAGAAGCGCCCATGCTGCGTGGCCCTCTGA